In Corylus avellana chromosome ca2, CavTom2PMs-1.0, the following proteins share a genomic window:
- the LOC132171468 gene encoding protein CHUP1, chloroplastic-like: MRESNPSVNRAKAPKFADQNQIPKPQNSKGNSNPSRLRWGSQIVKGFSGDKKAQAQQATVQAKKQPLTGSDGANQKNPFVPSHSRVKRSLIGDLSCSANPSQVHPQAYQTHRRQSSRDLFIELDHLRSLLQESKEREFKLQAGISECNRNPKVLDLERELEVKNSELDDLVRKMGLFEAEKTSLLEQISALTSISEVSKGEDNESSIALSSQGHEMEVVELRRLNKELQLEKRNLACRLASMESQLASVAKASESDIVAKIKAEASLLRHTNEDLCKQVEALQISRLNEVEELAYLRWVNSCLRTELRNSCSTVSSDKSSSPHSIERSGESVGSLSCLSNEYLECSSAKRSNLIKKLKKWPISDEELPNVECTDGLVDKNWVDLEEVRSPRRRHSISGSKCCEEELIPSARRQSDCFVCIKDMEKEVEPLASQKYDLGMVHRPQVFRNFQEANKISSSLDVEKRALRIPNPPPRPSCSISSGPKEEGSVLIPLPPPPPPPPPPPPKFAVRSTTGVVKRAPQVVEFYHSLMKRDSRKDSSNGGICDAPDVANVRSSMIGEIENRSSHLLAIKADVETQGEFVNSLISEVNHAVYQNIEDVVAFVKWLDDELCFLVDERAVLKHFDWPEKKADTLREAAFGYRDLKKLESEVLSYEDDPRLPCDIALKKMVVLSEKMERIVYNLLRTRDSLMRNCKEFHIPTDWILDNGIISKIKFGSVKLAKMYMKRAAMELQSKAALEKDPAMDYMLLQGVRFAFRIHQFAGGFDAETMHGFEELRNLAHLLNKK; encoded by the exons ATGAGAGAATCAAACCCATCAGTGAATCGGGCGAAAGCGCCGAAATTTGCCGATCAAAATCAGATACCAAAGCCTCAAAACAGCAAAGGCAATAGCAACCCTTCAAGGTTGCGGTGGGGGTCTCAGATTGTGAAGGGCTTCTCAGGCGACAAGAAAGCGCAGGCGCAGCAGGCGACGGTCCAAGCCAAGAAGCAGCCGCTTACCGGCTCCGACGGCGCGAACCAGAAGAACCCATTTGTGCCTTCCCACTCACGCGTCAAGCGGTCGCTAATCGGCGACTTGTCGTGCTCGGCGAATCCCAGCCAAGTCCACCCGCAGGCGTACCAGACGCACCGGAGGCAGTCTTCGCGCGATTTGTTTATAGAGCTAGATCATCTGAGAAGCCTGCTGCAAGAATCGAAGGAAAGAGAATTCAAGCTACAAGCTGGGATTTCAGAATGTAATAGAAATCCAAAAGTTTTGGACCTTGAAAGGGAACTAGAAGTGAAGAATAGTGAACTAGATGATCTTGTTCGGAAAATGGGGTTGTTTGAAGCAGAGAAAACGAGCCTTTTGGAGCAGATTTCAGCGCTAACTTCGATTTCGGAGGTTTCCAAGGGAGAAGACAATGAGAGTTCGATAGCATTGTCGTCGCAAGGCCATGAAATGGAGGTTGTGGAGTTGAGGCGCCTGAACAAGGAGCTACAGCTTGAAAAGAGGAACCTTGCTTGCAGACTTGCTTCTATGGAGTCTCAGTTGGCTTCTGTTGCTAAGGCTTCCGAG AGCGACATTGTTGCAAAAATTAAAGCTGAAGCATCTTTGCTAAGACACACAAATGAAGATTTGTGCAAACAAGTTGAAGCACTACAGATAAGCAGATTGAATGAGGTCGAGGAGCTTGCTTACTTGAGGTGGGTGAATTCGTGTTTAAGAACCGAGTTGCGCAATTCATGCTCAACAGTGAGTTCTGATAAGTCGTCTAGTCCCCATTCAATTGAGAGGAGTGGTGAATCCGTTGGCTCGTTGTCTTGTCTAAGCAATGAGTACTTAGAATGTAGTAGTGCAAAGAGATCAAACCTGATAAAGAAGTTAAAGAAATGGCCGATTAGTGATGAAGAGTTGCCAAATGTAGAATGCACAGATGGTCTTGTAGATAAAAACTGGGTTGATTTGGAGGAAGTCAGAAGTCCTAGGAGAAGACACTCTATCAGTGGATCCAAATGCTGTGAAGAAGAGCTGATACCAAGTGCGAGAAGGCAGTCTGATTGTTTTGTATGTATAAAAGATATGGAAAAGGAAGTAGAGCCATTAGCCTCTCAAAAATATGATTTGGGTATGGTTCATAGACCACAAGTTTTTAGAAACTTCCAAGAAGCTAATAAAATTTCATCTTCTTTAGATGTTGAGAAAAGGGCTTTGCGTATCCCAAATCCTCCTCCAAGGCCTTCATGTTCCATTTCTAGTGGACCTAAGGAAGAAGGTTCTGTTCTAATTCCACTGCCTCCgccaccacctccacctcccCCACCACCTCCCAAGTTTGCAGTGAGGAGTACTACAGGAGTGGTCAAGCGAGCCCCCCAAGTAGTCGAGTTTTACCATTCACTCATGAAGAGAGATTCTAGAAAGGATTCTTCAAATGGTGGAATCTGTGATGCCCCAGATGTCGCAAATGTTCGTAGTAGCATGATTGGAGAAATTGAGAACCGATCCTCACATTTGCTTGCT ATAAAAGCAGATGTTGAGACTCAAGGGGAATTTGTAAATTCATTGATAAGTGAGGTGAATCATGCAGTTTATCAGAATATCGAAGATGTTGTGGCATTCGTGAAGTGGCTAGATGATGAACTTTGCTTTCTT GTGGACGAAAGGGCCGTCCTAAAGCACTTCGATTGGCCAGAAAAGAAAGCTGACACATTGCGAGAAGCAGCATTTGGGTATCGAGATCTTAAGAAATTGGAGTCTGAAGTGTTGTCTTATGAGGATGATCCCCGACTGCCTTGTGACATTGCACTAAAGAAAATGGTTGTCTTGTCTGAGAA GATGGAGCGCATTGTTTATAACCTTCTCCGAACGAGGGATTCGTTGATGCGTAATTGCAAAGAATTTCACATTCCCACAGATTGGATACTTGATAATGGTATTATAAGCAAG ATAAAGTTTGGCTCAGTCAAGTTGGCAAAGATGTACATGAAGAGGGCAGCAATGGAACTTCAGTCAAAGGCAGCTCTGGAAAAAGATCCTGCAATGGACTATATGCTACTTCAGGGAGTGCGATTTGCTTTCAGAATTCATCAG TTTGCAGGTGGGTTTGATGCAGAAACAATGCATGGGTTCGAGGAACTTCGCAACCTGGCTCACCTTCTTAACAAAAAGTAA